CGCATGATCGTGACATACTCACAGATCTCCGACATATGGGGTATGTCGGTTGAAAAGTCATCTGGCGACACGGTGGTTTCCATCTCCACATCCACCACCCGGCATCTTTTGGCCGTAATACGCTGAATCGTCTGCGGCAGACGCCGAATAGCCTGGGTACCGAAAACCAGGTCCACGTAGGGCATCCGGGACAAGATCTGCCGGCCCTCCTGCTGGGCGACACATCCGCCGATTCCGATGATCAGTTCCGGTTTACGCTCTTTCAGCGGTGCCAACCGCCCTAAAAAGCTGAAGGCCTTTTGTTCTGCCTTGGCGCGAATCGCACAGGTGTTGACGATAATGAGGTCTGCCTCTTCCAGACGATCGGTAACCGAAAAACCCAAAGGAGCCAGTAGCCGTTGAATCTGGCCGGAGTCATAGACATTCATCTGGCATCCCATGGTGTTGATGAAAAGTTTTTTAGATCCCATGTTCATGTACCTGAAGGAGCAGTGGCCCGGTCTCCAGAATCAGGGCGGGCCTCAATTAAAAATTGGCGGCCTAAATCGTCCATGATCCCCTCGACCATGGCCTCGCAACCCGGCGCGATGGCCACCACGATATCCCCTTTGTCATTATCAAGGGTCGAAACCACTGCAATGCCCTCATATGCTTCAAATGTGAATCGCAACATACTGATGTGGCGCCGGTCCACACGATAGTATCGTCTGGTGGTCTTCATCAAAAAAACTGCTCCTTTACTATTAATGTCGATCGGGGACAAGCCCCGTCGGGCAAGCTTCGCGATTCTAACCGGATGCTGTTCTTTTTAAAACCGGCGTGAGTCGAACAGTTGGCCAGGGCCACCCTCGCCTGCAATCTCCGTCGCAATGCGAGTTTTTATCAAACTCCTTCTTTAATGCATGCCCTTCAAGGTAAATCACATTCAGTTAGAACTGCTGGCCAAGATTAGACGGCCTGGTACAGTTTACATGGAATGGGTAAAAACTTGGCGCATTGAAACCAGACCATGACCTTTTGCCCTTGTCCCGCCTTTTGTTATAGGATATGGCCCGATCATGCAAATGCAATGGAAAATTCTACAGCCGGAACGCACAGTGGTGGAGCAGATCCGGCGGCGGTTCGAATGTCATCCGGTCACCGCAACCGTCCTGGCCAACCGCAACATCGGTTCACTCGATCATGTGGTTCGATTCATCCGACCGTCCCTGGATGATTTGCCGCCGCCGGATGCACTGCAAGGACTTTCGGCGGCGGTGGATCGCATCATTCACGCGCTCCAAAACAACGAAAGGATCCTGGTGTTCGGAGATTATGATGCCGACGGGGTGACCGCCGGTGTCGTGATGTTCAACTTTCTCAAGGCTGCAGGCGCCCAGGTCAGCCTCCATTTGCCCCATCGGATCCATGAAGGATACGGCCTGAAACCCATGAGCATCATGCAATTGGCCCTGCCCGCACGGATCGGCCTCATCATCACCGTAGACAATGGGTCCAGTAGTTTTGACGCTGTGACGGCCGCCAAACGCTTCGGCATCGATGTCATCATCACCGATCATCACAATATCGAGGCCAGTGTTCCCGAAGCCGTTGCCGTGGTCAATCCCAAACTAGACCCACCTTCCAGCGAGCTGGCCGACCTTGCGGGGGTCGGCGTGGCCTTCTATCTGGTCATTGCCCTGCGAGCGGCACTTCGCAACATGGGGTGGTGGCGCAAGGATCGTCCGGAGCCCAATTTAAAAGCCTATTGCGATCTGGTTGCCATCGGCACCTTGGCGGACATGGTCCCGTTGCGAAACGTCAATCGCGTGCTCGTATGCGCCGGCCTGGAACAGATCAACTGCGGCACCAGAACCGGCGTGCAGGCACTCTTGAAATCGAGCGGCGTTAAAAACACCCCCATCAGTGCCGACGATATTGCATACCGCATCGCACCCCGCATCAATGCGGCCGGCCGTTTAAACAGTGCCAGGATCGCATTTGACCTCTTGACCTGCGACAACCTTGATTCGGCCGCCACGCTCGCAAACGATCTCAACGCGCTCAACCAGCGCCGCCAGCAAATGGAAAATGATATTTTCGAATACATCATCCGGCACCTGGATAACCGATCCGATTTGCTCGACCGAAAGGCCTTCGTGCTGGCAGGAGCCCAATGGCATGAGGGAGTAATCGGCATTGTCGCCGCCAAACTGGTGGCCCGTTACCACCGACCGGTGATCGTGGTTTCGGCCAAGGATGACATGGCCAAGGGGTCCGGCCGTAGCGTTCCCCACATCGACCTCTACACCGCTATCGCCAAATGCGCCCATCTGCTGGAAGCCTACGGCGGGCATCGCCTGGCCGCCGGAATCAGCCTGCAGACCAAAAACATCGGCGCGCTGCAAAACGCCCTCGAAACCGCGGTGGCAGAGATGACACCACCTGATGAAGCCGGCCCGCAATTGACCATCGATCATGAACTTCAGCTCGACCAGATCTGCCCCCAACTGATCGACGAACTGGAATGGTTGTCGCCGTTCGGCACGGAAAATCCGCCACCGCTGTTTATGGCCCGGGGAGTAAAAGTGACCCGGGCCGCCATCATCGGCCAACGCCACAGGCGAATGCAGCTTTGCCAACCCGATCAATGCAGCCCGCCCATCGGCGCCATCGAGTTCAATCTTGCCCAGGATGCGCCGCGTTTAGAGGCCTTCGAACGACTGGCCTTCCGCCTGCAATGGAACCGGTACAAAGGTGAAAAGGAAATTCAAATGATCATCGAAGCCTACTGACCCTTCCAACGCATTTTGGACGCACGAATCGAGAGGGTTCGGACCGGTAAAAATTAAGTTCCTTTGGAAACAATTGTTCTTGAAAACCCAGGCATGAACCATTATGATGCTTTGTCACATGTTGTGCGGCGGACGACAAATCAGCCTAAGCCGGCATCTGGACGAACTCACACTATGTGCTTAAGGCGGTGTTCAATGGGGAAAGTATTTCGGCCAAGCAATCGCGAATCCAGCATCCTGTCTAAAATCGAATCTTCCAAGGAACACGCCCGGCGGCGAACCATCAGTTTGGCAAGAGATCATGTCGACACCCTCGGCAATGCGATTTCCATGAAGCTGGTGGAAAATCAGCTGGTGGAAACGACCAACAAAAACAGCCTCGAAGAGCAGATCGTCAAGTGCATCGAGGGGCTGTGCCGGGCGGATGATTTCGACATCGATTACATGATCGCTCCTTATCGCCAGCTGGTGCAGCATCCCAACATCGTCAGTCTCTATGTGACCGCCTACCTGCTGGAAAAATTGATCAACCACAAATCGGTGGTGGATATCTACGGATCGGACAGCGAAATCTATGGGTGTATTCACCAGCAGGTGATTAAAATATTGCCCTGACCCAAGGCGCATGCGTCCTTCCTTTCAAGCCAGACTGATCAACGGCCCATTCGACGACCCCGGTCTGATCGTTCATTGCAGCCATCAAAAAAGAGTACTTCTTTTCGACCTCGGCGATCTGGGCGCCCTCTCTCCCAACGACGTTCTCAACATCACCCACATCTTCGTCACCCATACCCACGTCGATCACTTCATCGGATTCGACCACGTGCTGCGATTGCTCCTTGGCCGGGAAAAGGTCATCCGCTTGTATGGCCCCGAAGGATTCTTGAAGAACGTGGCCGGAAAACTGGCGGGCTATTCTTGGAACCTGGTCCACAACTACCACGATGCCCTGGTCATCGAAGCAGCGGAGGTCGCAGACAGTCACATTCGCATCCAGACCTTCGACTGCCAAACCGGATTTGCCGCTTCACCGGTCCGCGAACTGCCAACACCGGACGGCGTGTTGCTCCAGGACCCGATGTTGAAAGTCGAAACCGTCGTTCTGGACCACCAGATCCCATGTCTGGCGTTCAACCTTGAAGAACGCTTTCACGTCAACATTTTAAAGCCTCGCCTGGACGCCTTGGGCTTGACGGTTGGGCCCTGGCTGACCGATTTCAAACGCCGCTTACTGCGTGGAGACAATCCGGCCAGCATACTCCGGATACCTTCGCCTTTTACTGCAGCATCCCAACCGCAGGACTATTCCCTGGGTGATCTGCAGCAGAAAATTACCCGCATTACCCGCGGCCAAAAAATCGCCTACGTGACCGATGCCGCCTACCACCGGTCTAACGTAGAAAAAATCGTGGAGCTGGCGAAGGGTGCCGACCAATTGTTCATCGAAGCCGCATTTTTGGACGCCGAACGCGAGGTCGCCATGGCCAAGCACCATCTCACCGCGCGGCAGGCCGGCCTCATCGGACACAAGGCCGGCGTTCGGCAAATGACCGTCTTTCACTATTCGCCACGCTACGCGGGAATGGCCGAGGTACTGAAAAACGAGGCCCGGCAGGCATTTGAACACGGCCGATAATCGGCCGCCGATGCCCCGTAAGCACTGCCATCAAACGAAAGGAGATCTTCCCATGGAACTGAAAGACGCGGTCGCCATCGTCACCGGCTCCTCATCCGGAATCGGTGCTTCCCTGGCCCGGCAGTTGTGTGCCCGGGGATGTCACGTCACTGTCAATTACAGCCGCAACGAGGCAGGTGCCCGGGAGGTGGCGGCCGAATGCCTTGCGCTGGGGCGCGGCCGGATACTGGTTCAGCAGGCCGACGTGGCCAACGACGATGACTGCCAGGCACTCGTCGCTGCCACCGTCGATAGATTCGGCCGCCTGGATCTTTTGGTCAACAATGCCGGGACCACCAAGTTTTGCATGCATCAGAATCTGGCCGGCTTGAGCAAGGATGATTTTCTGAATATCTACACGGTTAACCTGGTCGGCCCATTTCAAATGACCCGCGCCGCCGAACCATTTCTTCGCAGGCAGCCGGTGGCTCACGTCGTAAACATGGCCTCCATCGCCGCCATTACCGGCGTGGGCAGTTCCATCGCCTATGCCGCCTCCAAGGGCGCCCTGGTAACCATGACCCTCTCCCTGGCCCGGGTCCTCGGGCCCCAGATTCGCGTGAATGCCGTCTGTCCGGGCTTCGTGGCCGGTGAATGGCTCAAGAATGGATTAGGAGAGGAGAAATATGAATCGATCCGCGGTCAATACAACGACATCGCCCCGCTGAAAAGCACCGCGACCCCCGAAACGGTGGCCCAGACCGTGGTCGCCCTGGTGGCCGGGGCGGACTGGACCACCGGCGAAACGTTGATCGTGGATGGCGGCGCCCATCTGCACACCGCCCCTCTGCGTCGCTGACCGTGGTCCGGACCGTTTGGCCGTCATCGGTCCGATTGAACCCCAATGGGTCGGGGCGGCGCGTAATGATGGATGACGTTGTAAAAAGAATCCCTCTGTGCCGGAGTGAAACCAGCCCTTCGAATTATGGTTTGGATGTTTTCCAACGTGGTCGAGCGTTCATGGCCGGCCTGCTGAAGAACATTTTCTTCCACCAGAATGCCGCCGAAATCGTCGGCCCCGGCCAACAGCCCCAATTGCCCGGCGCCCGCATTTTCACTGAACCAGGAGGATTGGATGTGATCGAAGTTGTCCAGCACGAGACGGGCAAGGGCGACGATGCGCACGTATTTGGCCGGGTGGACGCTGCGTGCGAGGTCCCGTCCGAGAGCGGTGTCGCCCGGCTTGAACGACCAGGGAATGAAGCTGGCGAACCCCCCGGTGCGTTCCTGCAGATCGCGAAGCAGAAATAGATGTTCCACAATCTCTTCGTCGCGCTCTACATGGCCGTACATCATGGTGGCCGTGGTTCGAAACCCGATGCGATGCGCGGTTTCACAGACGTCGAGCCACTGCTGGACGTCGGCCTTGGCCGGCGCGATCAGTCGCCGGACGCGTTCGCTGAGAATCTCCGCACCGCCCCCCGGAATGGTCCGAATGCCTTCGTTGTAAACGGCTTGGAGCACGTCGGCGACCTGGCATCCCTCTTGATGCGCCATGAAGAGATACTCGGCCGGACTGAACGGATGGATATGCACCTGGGGGCAGGCAGTGCGGATGGCGCGAATGTAAGCCAACCAATCGTCCAGGTGGATCTTCGGATTGTGACCGCCTTGAAACAGGACGGATGTGGCGCCCTGGTCCACGGCGGAACGGACCCGCTGCGCCACCTGCTCCGGGGTGAGCGTGTAGGCTTCGGGATCGTCGGGCGAGCGGCAGAAGGCACAGAATCGGCAGCGGGTCACGCACACATTGGTGTAATTGGGGTTGGTATCGTAGACGAAGGTCACCACGGCATCGGGATGGCGTGCCATGCGGGCGGCATGCGCCCGCGCCATGAGCACGCCCATAGGAGCGCGGGTCAAAAGGTCCAGTGCCTCGCGGCGATCGACGCGATCGACCCTCTGGAACGCCTGGGTGAGTTGTGCCTTGCTGCTGTTATCCATTGGCATTTATCCTGGCCATCGTTGATTACCCTTCATTTTGAAACCATGTGGCGGGTTGGCTTGCGACGAGTTCGTCCCACGCCTCTAGAAACCGCTTCTGCCCCTCGAGATCTTCCGAAGTGAGGCAGCGCCGGATGACCGTCAAATAGCGATGGACATACTCTTCTGGCAGATGGAGGCGGTCCGCGACACCGGGAACCGATCGCAGGATCAATTCGGTTTCCCGGCGACGGAAATCATCCAACCAGGCGGACAGGCTGTGTCGGACGGCATCGGGTGCATCGTTGCGTACGACCCAACGGGCAAACACGAACGGCAATTGGCAATGACGGTGCCATTGGGCCGCCAGGTCGGTCATATATCTAAACCCCTTGACACCTCCGGTACGCTCCCACTCGTGGTGCCAGAGCAGCGCCGTATCGCCGATCACCAACTCGCCATTGGCCGGCTCGCCGGGCCGGGCCAGGATAGGCATTGGGTTGAACCCATTGGCGTAACCCAGCAACAAATAGAGCAACCGTACACTCGAAGCCGACTCGTCGGTCAAACGCACTTTCAACGCGCCAGCGAACGCCTCGAAAGGACGGTCGGAGAAAAAGAGCACGCTCATCACTTTTCGAAACGCCCCAATGCCGTAGGTTCCCACAGGGGATACATATCGTTCCAATGCCTTTAAACCGCCCACCGGCACGGCGGCCGCCCATAGGGCACCCTCTTTGAGGGCTGCGATGCTGTTGCGCGGCGTACAATTTACGAAGTAGCAAACCGCCGGTGGTCCCTGGGCCGCATAGGGCGCCATATTGGCGTAAGGAATCATGGAGATGGGATAGTTCATCTGTGCCCCTCCCCCGCCTCCTTAAACCGCCCGTCCCGCTCCACCGGTGTAAAGCCGGCCATTCGGATCGTTTCGGTCATGCGATCGCGGGCCATGCCTTTGGGGGTCGGGGCGCCGGCCAGATGGGCGATCTTCTCTTCGGAGATGGTGCCGTCCATATCGTCCGCGCCCCAGCTCAATCCGGCGGCGCCCGTTTCCACCCCGCTCATGGGCCAGTAGGACTT
This Desulfatitalea tepidiphila DNA region includes the following protein-coding sequences:
- a CDS encoding SDR family NAD(P)-dependent oxidoreductase, whose amino-acid sequence is MELKDAVAIVTGSSSGIGASLARQLCARGCHVTVNYSRNEAGAREVAAECLALGRGRILVQQADVANDDDCQALVAATVDRFGRLDLLVNNAGTTKFCMHQNLAGLSKDDFLNIYTVNLVGPFQMTRAAEPFLRRQPVAHVVNMASIAAITGVGSSIAYAASKGALVTMTLSLARVLGPQIRVNAVCPGFVAGEWLKNGLGEEKYESIRGQYNDIAPLKSTATPETVAQTVVALVAGADWTTGETLIVDGGAHLHTAPLRR
- a CDS encoding ribonuclease Z, which translates into the protein MRPSFQARLINGPFDDPGLIVHCSHQKRVLLFDLGDLGALSPNDVLNITHIFVTHTHVDHFIGFDHVLRLLLGREKVIRLYGPEGFLKNVAGKLAGYSWNLVHNYHDALVIEAAEVADSHIRIQTFDCQTGFAASPVRELPTPDGVLLQDPMLKVETVVLDHQIPCLAFNLEERFHVNILKPRLDALGLTVGPWLTDFKRRLLRGDNPASILRIPSPFTAASQPQDYSLGDLQQKITRITRGQKIAYVTDAAYHRSNVEKIVELAKGADQLFIEAAFLDAEREVAMAKHHLTARQAGLIGHKAGVRQMTVFHYSPRYAGMAEVLKNEARQAFEHGR
- a CDS encoding DUF4911 domain-containing protein, whose translation is MKTTRRYYRVDRRHISMLRFTFEAYEGIAVVSTLDNDKGDIVVAIAPGCEAMVEGIMDDLGRQFLIEARPDSGDRATAPSGT
- a CDS encoding MqnA/MqnD/SBP family protein; the protein is MNYPISMIPYANMAPYAAQGPPAVCYFVNCTPRNSIAALKEGALWAAAVPVGGLKALERYVSPVGTYGIGAFRKVMSVLFFSDRPFEAFAGALKVRLTDESASSVRLLYLLLGYANGFNPMPILARPGEPANGELVIGDTALLWHHEWERTGGVKGFRYMTDLAAQWHRHCQLPFVFARWVVRNDAPDAVRHSLSAWLDDFRRRETELILRSVPGVADRLHLPEEYVHRYLTVIRRCLTSEDLEGQKRFLEAWDELVASQPATWFQNEG
- the mqnC gene encoding cyclic dehypoxanthinyl futalosine synthase codes for the protein MDNSSKAQLTQAFQRVDRVDRREALDLLTRAPMGVLMARAHAARMARHPDAVVTFVYDTNPNYTNVCVTRCRFCAFCRSPDDPEAYTLTPEQVAQRVRSAVDQGATSVLFQGGHNPKIHLDDWLAYIRAIRTACPQVHIHPFSPAEYLFMAHQEGCQVADVLQAVYNEGIRTIPGGGAEILSERVRRLIAPAKADVQQWLDVCETAHRIGFRTTATMMYGHVERDEEIVEHLFLLRDLQERTGGFASFIPWSFKPGDTALGRDLARSVHPAKYVRIVALARLVLDNFDHIQSSWFSENAGAGQLGLLAGADDFGGILVEENVLQQAGHERSTTLENIQTIIRRAGFTPAQRDSFYNVIHHYAPPRPIGVQSDR
- the recJ gene encoding single-stranded-DNA-specific exonuclease RecJ — encoded protein: MQMQWKILQPERTVVEQIRRRFECHPVTATVLANRNIGSLDHVVRFIRPSLDDLPPPDALQGLSAAVDRIIHALQNNERILVFGDYDADGVTAGVVMFNFLKAAGAQVSLHLPHRIHEGYGLKPMSIMQLALPARIGLIITVDNGSSSFDAVTAAKRFGIDVIITDHHNIEASVPEAVAVVNPKLDPPSSELADLAGVGVAFYLVIALRAALRNMGWWRKDRPEPNLKAYCDLVAIGTLADMVPLRNVNRVLVCAGLEQINCGTRTGVQALLKSSGVKNTPISADDIAYRIAPRINAAGRLNSARIAFDLLTCDNLDSAATLANDLNALNQRRQQMENDIFEYIIRHLDNRSDLLDRKAFVLAGAQWHEGVIGIVAAKLVARYHRPVIVVSAKDDMAKGSGRSVPHIDLYTAIAKCAHLLEAYGGHRLAAGISLQTKNIGALQNALETAVAEMTPPDEAGPQLTIDHELQLDQICPQLIDELEWLSPFGTENPPPLFMARGVKVTRAAIIGQRHRRMQLCQPDQCSPPIGAIEFNLAQDAPRLEAFERLAFRLQWNRYKGEKEIQMIIEAY